In one window of Oryza sativa Japonica Group chromosome 9, ASM3414082v1 DNA:
- the LOC4347925 gene encoding LOW QUALITY PROTEIN: glucomannan 4-beta-mannosyltransferase 1-like (The sequence of the model RefSeq protein was modified relative to this genomic sequence to represent the inferred CDS: inserted 1 base in 1 codon) produces MMSGGLAWAWRAVRCGVVLPTLQLAVYVCVAMSIMLFLERLYMALVVAALWLIRRRRRRSNRREQDDDGAENDQLLQDPEAANSPMVLVQIPMFNEKQVYRLSIGAACGMTWPSDKLVIQVLDDSTDPAIREMVEGECGRWAGKGVSIRYENRRNRSGYKAGAMREGLRKAYARECELVAIFDADFQPDADFLLRTVPVLVADPGVALVQARWRFVNADECLLTRIQEMSLDYHFRVEQEVGSACHGFFGFNGTAGVWRVRALEEAGGWKERTTVEDMDLAVRASLRGWRFVYVGHVGVRNELPSTLRAYRYQQHRWSCGPANLFRKIFLEAXTARVSPWKKLHLLYDFFFLRKLVAHLLTFSFYCVVIPACVLAGSDHVRLPKYVALYVPAAITLLNAACTPRSCHLLIFWILFENVMSMHRTKATLIGLLEATRANEWVVTDKRGNANPKHQQPANTTTRPGRKTTTSSSRTSFFNNDVHVAEILLGACLLYCALYDIAYGRDSFYIYLLLQSAAAFIVGFGYVGT; encoded by the exons ATGATGAGCGGCGGGTTGGCATGGGCATGGCGGGCAGTGCGGTGCGGGGTGGTGTTGCCGACGCTGCAGCTGGCCGTCTACGTCTGCGTCGCCATGTCGATCATGCTCTTCCTCGAGCGACTCTACATggcgctcgtcgtcgccgccctgtGGCtgattcgccgccgccgccgccgcagcaacaGGAGGGAGCAGGACGACGATGGCGCTGAAAACGACCAGCTGCTGCAGGACCCGGAGGCGGCCAACAGCCCCATGGTCCTGGTGCAGATCCCCATGTTCAATGAGAAACAG GTTTACCGGCTTTCTATCGGTGCCGCGTGTGGGATGACATGGCCATCTGACAAGCTGGTGATTCAGGTGCTGGATGACTCTACAGATCCAGCCATAAGG GAGATGGTGGAGGGAGAGTGCGGGCGATGGGCGGGGAAGGGCGTGAGCATAAGGTACGAGAACAGGCGGAACAGGAGCGGGTACAAGGCGGGGGCGATGCGGGAGGGGCTGCGGAAGGCGTACGCGAGGGAGTGTGAGTTGGTTGCCATCTTCGACGCAGACTTCCAGCCGGACGCCGACTTCCTCCTGCGCACAGTGCCGGTGCTGGTGGCGGACCCGGGGGTGGCGCTGGTGCAGGCGAGGTGGCGGTTCGTGAACGCGGACGAGTGCCTTCTGACCCGCATCCAGGAGATGTCGCTGGACTACCACTTCCGCGTGGAGCAGGAGGTGGGGTCGGCGTGCCACGGCTTCTTCGGGTTCAACGGCACGGCGGGCGTGTGGCGGGTGCGAGCCCTGGAGGAGGCGGGCGGGTGGAAGGAGCGGACGACGGTGGAGGACATGGACCTGGCGGTGCGAGCGAGCCTGAGGGGGTGGCGGTTCGTGTACGTGGGGCACGTCGGGGTGCGGAACGAGCTGCCCAGCACGCTGCGCGCGTACCGGTACCAGCAGCACCGGTGGTCGTGCGGCCCCGCCAACCTGTTCCGCAAGATTTTCCTCGAGG CCACCGCCCGCGTGTCCCCCTGGAAGAAGCTCCACCTCCTCTAcgatttcttcttcctccgcaaGCTCGTCGCCCACCTCCTCACCTTCTCCTTCTACTGCGTCGTCATCCCCGCCTGCGTCCTCGCCGGCTCCGACCACGTCCGCCTCCCCAAGTACGTCGCCCTCTACGTCCCCGCCGCCATCACCCTCCTCAACGCCGCCTGCACCCCGCGCTCCTGCCATCTCCTCATCTTCTGGATCCTCTTCGAGAACGTCATGTCCATGCACCGGACCAAGGCCACGCTCATCGGCCTGCTCGAGGCCACCCGCGCCAACGAGTGGGTCGTCACCGACAAGCGAGGCAACGCCAACCCCAAGCACCAGCAGCCAGCTAATACCACCACCAGGCCTGGGAGGAAGACCACCACCAGCTCCAGCCGCACAAGCTTCTTCAATAATGACGTCCATGTCGCCGAGATCCTCCTGGGGGCCTGCCTGCTCTACTGCGCCCTCTACGACATCGCCTACGGCCGCGACAGCTTCTACATCTACCTGCTCCTCCAGTCGGCCGCCGCCTTCATCGTCGGCTTCGGCTACGTCGGGACCTAG
- the LOC4347926 gene encoding probable serine/threonine-protein kinase PBL23, with protein sequence MGIFCCFQSEDRGGDGDGDGDGAPPSTSSSGCSNSSSSSKKKNLASERSLGGSSRDNNSNLVNLVNEIVAESVTYRHKRVADEILKIGKGKVTARAFTYGELSEATGGFRAESLLGEGGFGPVYRGRLSIKGTVTEAAVKQLDRNGMQGNREFLVEVLMLSLLAEHPNLVTLLGYCTDGDHRILVYEYMARGSLEDHLLDLPPGAAALDWTTRMRIAQGAARGLEHLHDAARPPVIYRDFKASNILLDSSFQARLSDFGLAKVGPVGDKTHVSTRVMGTYGYCAPEYALTGKLTTCSDVYSFGVVFLEIITGRRAIDMARPHDEQNLVQWAAPRFKDKKLFADMADPLLRGAYPTKGLYQALAIAAMCLQEDATMRPAISDVVTALEYLTVAGASSEPAPRPQKLQPPEDDDDDQRPAA encoded by the exons ATGGGCATCTTCTGCTGCTTCCAGTCCGAGGACAGAGGaggcgacggggacggcgatggcgacggagcGCCTCCCTCGACCTCCTCTAGCGgctgcagcaacagcagcagcagcagcaagaagaAGAATTTAGCGTCGGAGCGGAGCCTGGGCGGGAGCAGCAGGGACAACAACAGCAACCTGGTGAACCTGGTGAACGAGATCGTGGCAGAGTCAG TGACTTACCGGCACAAGCGCGTGGCGGACGAGATCCTGAAGATCGGCAAGGGGAAGGTGACGGCGCGGGCGTTCACGTACGGCGAGCTGTCGGAGGCGACGGGCGGGTTCAGGGCGGAGTCGCTGCTGGGGGAGGGAGGGTTCGGGCCGGTGTACCGGGGGAGGCTGAGCATCAAGGGGAcggtgacggaggcggcggtgaagcAGCTGGACCGGAACGGGATGCAGGGGAACCGGGAGTTCCTTGTGGAGGTGCTGATGCTGAGCCTGCTGGCGGAGCACCCAAACCTGGTGACGCTGCTGGGGTACTGCACCGACGGCGACCACCGCATCCTGGTGTACGAGTACATGGCCCGCGGCTCCCTGGAGGACCACCTGCTTGACCTGCCCCCTGGCGCCGCGGCTCTGGACTGGACCACTCGGATGCGCATCGCGCAGGGCGCCGCCCGCGGCCTTGAGCACCTGCACGACGCAGCTCGTCCCCCCGTCATCTACCGCGACTTCAAGGCCtccaacatcctcctcgactCCTCCTTCCAGGCCCGCCTCTCCGACTTCGGCCTCGCCAAGGTCGGCCCCGTCGGCGACAAGACCCACGTCTCCACCCGCGTCATGGGCACCTACGGCTACTGCGCCCCCGAGTACGCTCTCACCGGCAAGCTCACCACCTGCTCCGACGTCTACAGCTTCGGCGTCGTCTTCCTCGAGATCatcaccggccgccgcgccatcgACATGGCCCGCCCTCACGATGAGCAGAACCTCGTCCAGTGGGCCGCCCCGCGCTTCAAGGACAAGAAGCTCTTCGCCGACATGGCCGACCCCTTGCTCCGCGGCGCCTACCCCACCAAGGGCCTCTACCAGgccctcgccatcgccgccatgTGCCTCCAGGAGGACGCCACCATGCGCCCTGCCATCAGCGACGTCGTCACCGCGCTCGAGTacctcaccgtcgccggcgcctcctccgAGCCTGCCCCTCGTCCCCAGAAGCTGCAGCCgccggaggacgacgacgatgaccaaCGCCCCGCCGCATAA
- the LOC4347927 gene encoding basic blue protein, translated as MGSIGGVAVVLVGMAAMLVGMASAATYNVGEPGGAWDLTTNYTNWVAQKRFHPGDQIVFKYSAQRHDVVEVNKAGYDSCSTSTSIATHTTGNDVIPLTSTGTRYFICGFPGHCTTTGTGNMKIQIDVVQADSSSAPAPVATTTPPSPPSSAATSLKATAAAAVLLAALLIMA; from the exons ATGGGTAGTATAGGAGGAGTAGCGGTGGTGCTGGTGGGCATGGCGGCGATGCTGGTGggcatggcgtcggcggcgacctaCAACGTGGGCGAGCCGGGCGGCGCATGGGATCTCACCACCAACTACACAAACTGGGTCGCCCAAAAGAGGTTCCATCCAGGCGACCAGATAG TGTTCAAGTACTCTGCTCAGCGGCACGACGTGGTGGAGGTGAACAAGGCGGGTTACGACTcgtgctccacctccacctccatcgcCACCCACACCACCGGCAACGACGTCATCCCCCTCACCTCCACCGGCACCCGCTACTTCATCTGTGGCTTCCCCGGTCACTGCACCACCACCGGCACCGGCAACATGAAGATCCAGATCGACGTCGTGCAGGCAGATTCCTCCTCCGCCCCGGCGCCTGTGGCCACCACTACTCCCccttcgccgccctcctccgccgccacctccctcaaGGCCACCGCCGCAGCTGCCGTCCTACTCGCCGCCCTCCTCATCatggcttaa
- the LOC4347928 gene encoding pollen-specific protein C13: MVMAGGVVMVMVVATAMAMAVQGSRDPDFFVEGDVYCDTCRAGFQTNATTAIQGARVRLECRHFMSASGAVERSAEGTTDAAGHYRIELVDNRGAEEVCAVALLSSPDPECHETEVGRDRAPVTLVQDAGLATMVRRANPLGFLKTRPLPICGDLLKSYALGTAPSY, from the coding sequence aTGGTTATGGCCGGCGGtgtggtgatggtgatggtggtggcgacggcgatggcgatggcggtgcAGGGGAGCCGTGACCCGGATTTCTTCGTGGAGGGCGACGTGTACTGCGACACGTGCCGCGCGGGGTTCCAGACGAacgcgacgacggcgatccAGGGCGCGCGGGTGCGGCTGGAGTGCCGGCACTTCATGAGCGCGAGCGGGGCGGTGGAGAGATCGGCGGAGGGGACGACGGACGCGGCGGGGCACTACCGCATCGAGCTGGTGGACAACCGCGGCGCCGAGGAGGTGTGTGCGGTGGCGCTGCTCAGCAGCCCGGACCCCGAATGCCACGAGACGGAGGTGGGTCGCGACCGCGCGCCGGTCACCCTCGTTCAGGACGCCGGCCTCGCCACCATGGTCCGCCGCGCCAATCCTCTCGGCTTCCTCAAGACCCGCCCACTCCCCATCTGCGGTGACCTTCTCAAGAGCTACGCGCTCGGCACCGCACCAAGCTACTAG
- the LOC4347929 gene encoding phragmoplastin DRP1E encodes MASMEGLIGLMNRIQRACTALGDHGGGEGANLPTLWESLPTIAVVGGQSSGKSSVLESIVGRDFLPRGSGIVTRRPLVLQLHQIDKGAHDYAEFLHLPKTRFSDFALVRQEIADETDRVTGKTKQISPVPIHLSIYSPNVVNLTLIDLPGLTKVAVEGQPESVVHDIENMVRSYVEKPNCIILAISPANQDIATSDAIKLSKEVDPSGERTFGVLTKLDLMDKGTNALDVLEGRAYRLQYPWVGIVNRSQADINRKVDMIVAREKEREYFENSPDYAHLASKMGSVYLAKLLSQHLEAVIKARIPSITSLINKTIDELESELDTIGKEVAADPGAQLYTILELCRAFDRVFKEHLDGGRSGGDKIYGVFDHKLPAAFRKLPFDRYLSVQNVKKVVSEADGYQPHLIAPEQGYRRLVEAGLAYFKGPAEATVDAVHVVLRDLVRKSIGETEPLRRFPTLQAAIATAANEALERFREDGRSTALRLVDMEAYLTVEFFRKLPQDPDSGSKVGNNTNESNGSGSGSVTVDRYGDGHYRNIASNVSQYIKMVGDQLLHKIPKAVVHCQVREAKRSLLNHFYVHIGKKEASQFGHLLDEDPAMLERRQQCWKRLELYKSARDEIDSVAWTR; translated from the exons ATGGCGAGCATGGAGGGTCTGATCGGCCTGATGAACCGCATCCAGCGAGCCTGCACCGCCCTCGGAGACCACGGAGGTGGAGAAGGAGCCAACCTCCCTACCCTCTGGGAGTCTCTCCccaccatcgccgtcgtcggagGCCAG AGTTCGGGCAAGTCCTCCGTGCTAGAGAGCATTGTTGGCAGAGATTTCCTTCCCCGTGGTTCTG GAATCGTGACACGGAGGCCATTAGTTCTTCAGCTGCATCAGATCGACAAAGGGGCCCACGATTATGCAGAGTTCTTACACTTGCCCAAAACAAGGTTTTCAGATTTTG CTCTTGTTCGTCAAGAAATTGCAGATGAGACAGATAGAGTGACTGGGAAAACTAAACAAATATCCCCTGTGCCAATACATCTCAGCATCTACTCACCCAACG TCGTGAACTTAACATTGATTGATCTTCCTGGATTGACAAAAGTCGCTGTAG AGGGACAACCTGAAAGTGTTGTTCATGATATAGAGAATATGGTTCGGTCGTATGTTGAGAAG CCCAATTGTATCATTTTGGCTATATCTCCAGCAAACCAGGACATTGCCACTTCTGATGCCATTAAGCTTTCGAAGGAGGTTGACCCATCAG GTGAGAGGACATTCGGTGTGTTGACAAAGTTGGACTTGATGGACAAGGGAACAAACGCTCTTGAT GTTCTTGAGGGAAGAGCCTATCGTCTTCAGTATCCGTGGGTTGGAATTGTCAACCGCTCACAAGCAGATATTAACAGGAAAGTTGATATGATTGTTgcaagagaaaaggaaagagagtATTTTGAAAATAGTCCTGATTATGCACACCTAGCCAGTAAGATGGGTTCTGTGTATCTAGCTAAGCTTCTTTCTCAG CATCTTGAAGCCGTTATTAAAGCACGCATTCCTAGCATCACATCATTAATCAACAAAACTATAGATGAACTTGAATCGGAGCTGGATACCATTGGGAAAGAAGTGGCTGCTGATCCAGGG GCTCAACTGTACACTATATTGGAGCTCTGTCGTGCTTTTGACCGTGTTTTCAAGGAACATCTGGACGGAGG GAGATCAGGTGGTGATAAAATTTATGGCGTGTTTGATCATAAGCTCCCTGCCGCTTTTAGGAAGCTGCCTTTTGATCGTTATCTATCCGTGCAAAATGTGAAGAAGGTGGTATCAGAAGCAGATGGCTATCAGCCTCATCTTATTGCTCCTGAACAAGGTTACCGTCGTCTTGTTGAAGCCGGCCTTGCGTATTTCAAGGGACCAGCTGAAGCTACAGTCGATGCG gtCCATGTTGTTTTAAGGGACTTGGTGAGGAAATCCATAGGAGAGACAGAG CCACTGAGAAGATTCCCTACCCTGCAAGCTGCGATTGCAACTGCTGCTAATGAAGCTCTGGAAAGGTTTCGGGAGGATGGACGTAGCACTGCACTTCGGCTTGTTGACATGGAGGCATATTTGACAGTGGAATTCTTCCGGAAACTCCCGCAAGATCCAGATAGTGGCAGCAAGGTTGGGAATAATACCAATGAATCCAATGGCTCAGGCTCAGGCTCAGTGACAGTGGACCGCTACGGCGACGGGCACTACAGGAATATCGCGTCCAATGTGTCCCAGTACATAAAGATGGTGGGAGACCAACTGTTACACAAGATCCCAAAGGCGGTGGTGCACTGTCAGGTCCGAGAAGCCAAGAGGTCTCTGCTTAACCATTTCTACGTGCACATCGGGAAGAAAGAG GCGAGCCAGTTTGGGCATTTACTGGATGAGGACCCAGCGATGCTTGAGCGTAGGCAGCAATGCTGGAAGAGGTTGGAGCTGTACAAATCGGCTAGGGATGAAATCGACTCTGTCGCATGGACCAGGTAG
- the LOC4347930 gene encoding putative pentatricopeptide repeat-containing protein At5g40405, with protein sequence MPATATCPKALHAHLLRSGALFADPSAAGPLAAAASLASLPYALSILRAHPTTFSYNSAIRALARGPRPHLAISLYRSMLSHSRSHPNNYTYPPLLAACARLADSDSSSAAAAAAAGVALHASLFRRGLESPDRFIRASLLSLYAAAGDLPAARQVFDLSPPNHRDLPLWNSLLHAYLSRAHYVQVLRLFRTMRTADHVTLLALLSACAHLGALHTARWAHAYLATTCSFPITTNLATALLNMYMRCGDVQTACSLFHSTPTRHKDVHTWTVMIAGLALNGFSTDALHLFTHMKDHNIQPDSVTLTAVLSAS encoded by the exons atgcccgccaccgccacgtgTCCAAAGGCCCTCcacgcccacctcctccgctccggcgcCCTCTTCGCCGACCCCTCCGCGGCGGGCcccctcgctgccgccgcctccctcgcctccctcccctaCGCACTCTCCATCCTCCGCGCCCACCCCACCACCTTCTCCTACAACTCCGCCATTCGCGCCCTCGCCCGCGGGCCCCGCCCCCACCTCGCCATCTCGCTCTACCGCTCCATGCTCTCCCACTCCCGCTCCCACCCCAACAACTACACCTACCCACCACTCCTCGCCGCCTGCGCGCGCCTTGCCGATTCCGATTCCTCctcagctgcagctgcagctgctgcggGGGTTGCCCTCCACGCCTCCCTCTTCCGCCGCGGCCTCGAGTCTCCCGACCGCTTCATCAGGGCATCCCTCCTCTCCTTGTACGCCGCCGCGGGGGACTTGCCCGCTGCACGCCAGGTGTTCGACCTCAGCCCCCCTAACCACAGGGACCTCCCCCTCTGGAACTCGCTCCTCCACGCCTAcctctcccgcgcccactacgTCCAGGTGCTCCGCCTCTTCCGCACGATGCGCACTGCCGACCACGTCACCCTGCTCGCCCTCCTATCCGCATGCGCCCACCTCGGGGCGCTCCACACCGCCCGCTGGGCGCACGCCTACCTCGCAACCACCTGCAGCTTCCCCATCACAACAAATCTTGCCACCGCGCTCCTCAACATGTACATGAGGTGCGGCGACGTCCAAACCGCATGCTCCCTCTTCCACTCCACTCCCACTCGCCACAAGGACGTCCACACCTGGACCGTCATGATCGCTGGCCTCGCCCTCAACGGCTTCTCCACCGATGCACTCCATTTGTTCACACACATGAAGGACCACAACATACAGCCAGATTCCGTAACCCTCACCGCCGTTCTCAGCGCAT CATGA